The genomic region TTCCACCCAAAACCGACGGTTTCCCAATCTCTCCTTTCCCCCACTTCCCTTTTCAAATTAGTCCCAATCTTTCATCGAAACCGAAAGCTCAATCCAGAGAAAAAGGTAAGTGACTTACTTTTTCCAATCAATAAAAAAGGAAACTCTTGCGCAAATTACACTTTACATATTTTTACTATACATACAATTAGCATAATGGTTCTCACGAAAAAACTCCAAATTTCGACAGATGCCTACGAACCCATTCAAAACTGGAACCAAAGAGACATTGGTTTACTCACTGGAGAAAGGGGAATGTACAAACTGGCACATTTTTGGCAATACGCCATGGTTTGTTCGGGTTTTCAAGTTTTCAATCTCGACTGTGCCATTCGTTTCAACCCCTTTACCATAGCAGAGGAAACTCGAAAACAGAATTTACAGCCAGAACCCTTTTTAGAACAAATCAGAGTCCAAAGAGCCTTCACCCCTTATCAAATTTTGGATGCCTTAAAAGAAATAATGACTTCCAAAGATGATAATACCATCTACTTTTTGTTAGCTCCTTGCAAACAATTCTTCGATGGGGATGTTAAAGATGATGAAGGTTTGTTTTTACTGAATTTAATGTTGCAATTGATAGAAAAGTTTCCTGATGCAAATCTTCCATTACTCATCATTGAATCTTGGACCTATTCACATAAAAATTTCAAAATCTTTTTTCCAAAACTATTACGTGCAACACAAAACTTATGGGAACTCAAAATAGAAGAAGGTCTATCTCGGATTCGCACAAGAAAAACCTCAATCACAGGAGTTTAACATGGGAAGAACCATTACCCCCTATTCTCGTCAAATGTTACAAATAGAAGAGAATTTGTCTGATTTCCGCAGATCACTTCGGAGATCGGACCAAGAAATCTTTGATGATTTAATTAGAATTTCCAAATTACAAGTGCAAGCTGGAGTTATGGCATCCTTACCTTACCCTATTGATTCTATGATAATTTCGATGCTCATCGAACTAAAAAAAGAAATTAACGATCTAAAAAAACGTCTCGAAAAAATTCCAGATAAGTAAGCCCCACCATAAACCATGGAAACATTCAAAGGTTACTTGTTTGATATCTATCACTCCGAACAAAAAATCTACCTTTGGCTTAGGTCAGACTCAGGAGAACTCAAATTATTTTTCGATGAGTTCTATCCCGTAATCTATGTAAATGCTGCACCTAATATTCTAAAAAAAATAGTAAAACGATTTTACGAGCTAGATGCATTAGCCGAAATTCCAAACTTCACAAAGAAACGCCTATTTTACGAAAATAAAATCGTATCCGTTCTCAAATTAGTGATCTCAAAACCACAACTTTTACCTAAAATAACAAACAAACTCTTTTATCTATATGGTAAATACGATATTTATCACTCTGATATTGAAATTACGACTGGTTATATGGTTGAAAAAGGCATCTATCCCCTCGCCCATCTGGAGGTAAGCTACGAAACTAAAAAGAATCAACGCAAAATCAAAGGCATTCAATGTTTTACAAACATAGAAGATTTTGACTATGAAGTTCCTAATTTCAAAATCATGTCACTTTATTTAGAAAAAAGCCATAGAATCCCAATGCAAAACAATGCATTAGTCATTGAAACGAATTCTAATCTTTACAAAATACCGACGAACCAACCCAAAGATCTCATCCATCAGCTAAATGAAATAGTAAAACAAGATGACCCCGATATCATTCTCACAACGTATGGAGACCAAGTTATCTTTCCTTATCTTTTCAGAGCTGCACAAGAAAACCATATAACAACAGAATTCGACAGAGACAAAACAAGCACAATACGAAGATCCATACAAACCAAAGGAACAAGTTTCAACACTTACGGAACCATTGTCTTTAGAGCCCCTTCCTACCCTCTCTTTGGAAGATGGCATATAGACTCAAGAAATGGTTTTGTCTATAAAGAAGCAGACCTTATGGGAATCATCGAACTTGCACGTATCTCTCGTTTACCAATCCAAAAGATGGCAAGAGCATCAACAGGAAAAGCCCTTACTTACATTGAAGTTGACGTAGCCTTAAGAATGAACTATTTAGTTCCTTGGCAAAAAAGTGCATTAGAAGCACCCAAGACAGCCCTAGACTTATTAAATGCAGATAAAGGTGGTTTGGTCTTTCAAGCTGATATACAAAATGGATTTGTATTAGAAAATGTGGCGCAGTTAGACTTTTCACAAATGTATCCGAAGGTTATGGTCTTACACAACATTTCTCCCGAAACAATCAATTGTTTATGTTGTAAAAACGATCCAAAAGTAGAAATAGTACCTTCTCTTGGATATCGAATTTGTAATCAAAGAAAAGGGGTCGTATCAGAAGCACTATCCCATATTGTAGAACGCAGAGCCCATTACAAAAAACAAAGTAAAGATACAAAGCGTATCGATAAAGTTTATATCAAACAAAAAGAATCCAGCTTAAAATGGATGTTAGTTACCTCCTTCGGGTATTTGGGTTATAGAAATGCAAAATTTGGAAAACTA from Leptospira brenneri harbors:
- a CDS encoding DNA polymerase domain-containing protein, translating into METFKGYLFDIYHSEQKIYLWLRSDSGELKLFFDEFYPVIYVNAAPNILKKIVKRFYELDALAEIPNFTKKRLFYENKIVSVLKLVISKPQLLPKITNKLFYLYGKYDIYHSDIEITTGYMVEKGIYPLAHLEVSYETKKNQRKIKGIQCFTNIEDFDYEVPNFKIMSLYLEKSHRIPMQNNALVIETNSNLYKIPTNQPKDLIHQLNEIVKQDDPDIILTTYGDQVIFPYLFRAAQENHITTEFDRDKTSTIRRSIQTKGTSFNTYGTIVFRAPSYPLFGRWHIDSRNGFVYKEADLMGIIELARISRLPIQKMARASTGKALTYIEVDVALRMNYLVPWQKSALEAPKTALDLLNADKGGLVFQADIQNGFVLENVAQLDFSQMYPKVMVLHNISPETINCLCCKNDPKVEIVPSLGYRICNQRKGVVSEALSHIVERRAHYKKQSKDTKRIDKVYIKQKESSLKWMLVTSFGYLGYRNAKFGKLESHESVTAFGREKLLTAKEVAEAHGYDLIHAITDCIFIQKKDKSLITEENLTKVCQDIKEKTQITMEIEGIFSWLSFPASTMDKNMPVANRYMGRFTNGKFKGRGIVSRRKDYPIYIKEAQTEMVQWMCKFETIKEIQTQETEILAIFKKHDQAISLGAVPWEDLLIQKSTSKDAESYTVDAPSAVVVKDLLSMGSYVQAGERIRYLVVNKKLEQKSERYKTEERIERKNLHYVIRYDKKYYRELLLRSFREIWSGLASFRNFENLISDEQLLPFKNLETT